The following proteins come from a genomic window of Rissa tridactyla isolate bRisTri1 chromosome 25, bRisTri1.patW.cur.20221130, whole genome shotgun sequence:
- the CACNA1A gene encoding LOW QUALITY PROTEIN: voltage-dependent P/Q-type calcium channel subunit alpha-1A (The sequence of the model RefSeq protein was modified relative to this genomic sequence to represent the inferred CDS: inserted 1 base in 1 codon; deleted 3 bases in 3 codons), producing the protein MARFGDEVPARYGAGGGGTGGPGSGGGGGGGAAAAAAGCGGAGGARQGGXPGAQRMYKQSMAQRARTMALYNPIPVRQNCLTVNRSLFLFSEDNVVRKYAKKITEWPPFEYMILATIIANCIVLALEQHLPDEDKTPMSERLDDTEPYFIGIFCFEAGIKIIALGFAFHKGSYLRNGWNVMDFVVVLTGILATVGSQFDLRTLRAVRVLRPLKLVSGIPSLQVVLKSIMKAMIPLLQIGLLLFFAILIFAIIGLEFYMGKFHTTCFDLVTDEIKVEVPCGTDEPARICPNGTKCKKYWEGPNYGITQFDNILFAVLTVFQCITMEGWTDLLYYSNDASGNTWNWLYFIPLIIIGSFFMLNLVLGVLSGEFAKERERVENRRAFLKLRRQQQIERELNGYMEWISKAEEVILAEDETEGEPRHPFDGALRRATIKKSKTDLLSPEDAEEQLADISSVGSPFARASLKSAKLENATFFHKRERRMRFHIRRMVKTQAFYWTVLSLVALNTLCVAIVHYDQPDWLSDFLYYAEFIFLGLFMSEMFIKMYGLGTRPYFHSSFNCFDCAVIIGSIFEVIWAVVKPGTSFGISVLRALRLLRIFKVTKYWASLRNLVVSLLNSMKSIISLLFLLFLFIVVFALLGMQLFGGQFNFDDGTPPTNFDTFPAAIMTVFQILTGEDWNAVMYDGIKSQGGVKGGMVFSVYFIVLTLFGNYTLLNVFLAIAVDNLANAQELTKDEQEEEEAANQKLALQKAKEVAEVSPLSAANMSVTMKEQQKNQKSSKSVWEQRTSELRKQNLLASREALYSELDPEERWKVPYARHLRPDMKTHLDRPLVVDPQENRNNNTNKTRPGEPPPEPRFGQPRAEELRRQPRYPDPGGPRPGDPDGRRPRSVSREPEREPSQERGYADAERLKTAAERRHRPGGSRDGRAGSPQHEREHRRHRGHRRAAEEGEEGGRPERRPRHREGGRAARGEGDGEQHGDGERRRRHRHATPAGYDGEGKRDDKERRHRRRRENQAPGGPPGPTLSTTRPIQQDVGRRDPPVAEDIDNMKNNKLVTAEPPPAAPPPMGNHTACPPGGPPRRAPATPNLPPPPENSLVVTNPGPHNNPPAKGGGKPEHTAVDIPPPLPLPPTNALVQVNRNANPEPLPRKEEEEEKKEEGDGQEENGPKPMVPYSSMFILSTTNPFRRLCHYIVNLRYFEMCILMVIAMSSIALAAEDPVQPNAPRNNVLRYFDYVFTGVFTFEMVIKMVDLGLVLHQGAYFRDLWNILDFIVVSGALVAFAFTGSSKGKDINTIKSLRVLRVLRPLKTIKRLPKLKAVFDCVVNSLKNVLNILIVYMLFMFIFAVVAVQLFKGKFFYCTDESKEFEKDCRGEYLVYEKDNEVKAQKREWKKYEFHYDNVLWALLTLFTVSTGEGWPQVLKHSVDATYENQGPSPGYRMEMSIFYVVYFVVFPFFFVNIFVALIIITFQEQGDKMMEEYSLEKNERACIDFAISAKPLTRHMPQNRQSFQYRMWQFVVSPPFEYTIMAMIALNTIVLMMKFYDASDAYENVLKMFNNVFTSLFSLECLLKIMAFGVLNYFRDAWNVFDFVTVLGSITDILVTEFGNNFINLSFLRLFRAARLIKLLRQGYTIRILLWTFVQSFKALPYVCLLIAMLFFIYAIIGMQVFGNIGIEEEDDESAITQHNNFRTFFQALMLLFRSATGEAWHEIMLSCLSGKPCDQNSGIKEDECGNEFAYFYFVSFIFLCSFLMLNLFVAVIMDNFEYLTRDSSILGPHHLDEYVRVWAEYDPAAWGRLTFMDMYEMLRHMSPPLGLGKKCPPRVAYKVE; encoded by the exons ATGGCTCGTTTCGGGGACGAGGTGCCGGCCCGTtacggggcgggaggcggcggaaccggcggccccggctcgggcggcggcggcggcggcggcgcggcggcggcggcggcggggtgcgggggcgcggggggggcccGGCAGGGCG CCCCCGGGGCGCAGAGGATGTACAAGCAGTCGATGGCCCAGCGCGCCCGCACCATGGCTCTCTACAACCCCATCCCCGTGCGGCAGAACTGCCTGACCGTCAACCGCTCCCTCTTCCTCTTCAGCGAGGACAACGTGGTGAGGAAATACGCCAAAAAGATCACCGAATGGCC TCCTTTTGAATACATGATTTTAGCCACCATCATCGCGAACTGCATCGTCCTGGCGCTGGAGCAGCACCTGCCCGACGAGGACAAGACCCCCATGTCGGAGCGGCTG gacGACACGGAGCCGTACTTCATCGGCATCTTC TGCTTCGAGGCGGGGATCAAGATCATCGCGCTGGGCTTCGCCTTCCACAAAGGCTCCTACCTGCGCAACGGCTGGAACGTGATGGATTTCGTGGTCGTCCTCACCGG CATCCTGGCCACGGTGGGCTCCCAGTTCGACCTGCGGACGCTGCGGGCCGTGCGCGTGCTCCGGCCCCTCAAGCTGGTCTCGGGGATCCCAA GTTTACAAGTCGTCCTGAAGTCCATCATGAAGGCGATGATCCCGCTGCTGCAGATCGGCCTCCTCCTGTTTTTCGCGATCCTCATTTTTGCAATCATAGGATTAGAGTTTTATATGGGCAAATTTCACACCACCTGCTTCGACCTGGTGACGG acGAGATCAAGGTGGAAGTCCCCTGCGGGACGGACGAGCCGGCGCGGATCTGCCCCAACGGCACCAAGTGCAAGAAGTACTGGGAGGGC CCCAACTACGGCATCACCCAGTTCGACAACATCCTCTTCGCCGTCCTGACCGTCTTCCAGTGCATCACCATGGAAGGGTGGACAGACCTCCTCTACTAT agcaaCGATGCCTCAGGGAACACTTGGAACTGGCTGTACTTCATCCCCCTCATCATCATCGGCTCCTTTTTTATGCTGAACCTTGTGCTGGGGGTGCTGTCTGG GGAGTTTGCCAAAGAGCGGGAGCGGGTGGAAAACCGCCGAGCCTTCCTGAAgctgcggcggcagcagcagatCGAGCGGGAGCTCAACGGCTACATGGAGTGGATCTCCAAGGCGG AAGAAGTGATCCTGGCGGAGGACGAGACCGAGGGAGAGCCCCGGCACCCCTTCGATGG AGCTCTCCGGAGGGCCACCATCAAGAAGAGCAAGACGGACCTGCTGAGCCCTGAGGATGCCGAGGAGCAGCTGGCCGACATCTCCTCCGTGG gctcCCCCTTCGCCCGCGCCAGCCTCAAAAGTGCCAAGCTGGAGAACGCCACCTTCTTCCACAAGCGGGAGCGGAGGATGCGCTTCCACATCCGCCGCATGGTGAAAACTCAGGCCTTCTACTGGACCGTGCTCAGTCTGGTAGCGCTCAACACCCTGTGTGTTGCTATCGTTCACTACGACCAGCCAGATTGGCTTTCCGACTTCCTCT actaTGCAGAATTCATTTTCTTGGGACTCTTTATGTCCgaaatgtttataaaaatgtaCGGGCTGGGGACGCGGCCTTACTTTCACTCGTCCTTCAATTGCTTCGACTGTGCC gTTATCATCGGAAGCATCTTCGAGGTGATCTGGGCTGTTGTGAAGCCGGGAACATCCTTCGGGATCAGCGTGCTACGAGCTCTCAGGTTACTGCGCATTTTCAAAGTCACAAA gtACTGGGCTTCCCTGCGGAACCTGGTGGTCTCCCTCCTGAACTCCATGAAGTCCATcatcagcctcctcttcctcctcttcctctttatCGTCGTCTTCGCCCTTTTGGGGATGCAGCTCTTCGGGGGACA GTTCAATTTTGACGACGGGACCCCTCCCACCAACTTCGACACTTTCCCAGCAGCAATAATGACGGTGTTTCAG ATCCTGACGGGCGAAGACTGGAACGCGGTGATGTACGACGGGATCAAATCTCAGGGCGGCGTCAAGGGGGGGATGGTTTTCTCCGTCTACTTCATCGTCCTCACCCTCTTCGGCAACT ACACCCTCCTCAACGTCTTCTTGGCCATCGCGGTGGACAACCTCGCCAACGCGCAGGAGCTCACCAAG GacgagcaggaggaggaagaagccgCCAACCAAAAGCTGGCGCTGCAGAAGGCGAAGGAGGTGGCCGAAGTGAGCCCGCTCTCCGCAGCCAACATGTCCGTCACCAT gaaggagcagcagaagaaCCAGAAATCCTCCAAGTCGGTGTGGGAGCAGCGGACGAGCGAGCTGCGGAAGCAGAACCTGCTGGCCAGCCGGGAGGCCCTCTACAGCGAGCTGGACCCCGAGGAGCGCTGGAAGGTGCCCTACGCCCGCCACCTGCGCCCCGACATGAAGACCCACCTGGACCGCCCGCTGGTGGTGGACCCCCAGGAGAACCGCAACAACAACACCAACAAGACGCGCCCCGGCGAGCCCCCGCCGGAGCCCCGCTTCGGCCAGCCCCGCGCCGAGGAGCTGCGCCGGCAGCCGCGCTACCCGGACCCCGGCGGACCCCGGCCCGGGGACCCCGAcggccgccggccccgcagcGTTAGCCGCGAGCCCGAGCGGGAGCCCAGCCAGGAGCGCGGCTACGCCGACGCCGAGCGCCTCAAAACGGCCGCCGAGCGCCGGCACCGGCCGGGCGGTAGCCGGGATGGCCGCGCCGGCTCGCCCCAGCACGAGCGGGAGCATCGGCGGCACCGGGGCCACCGGCGGGCGGCCGAGGAGGGCGAGGAGGGCGGGCGGCCCGAGCGGCGGCCGCGGCACCGGGAAggcggccgggcagcgcggggcgAGGGGGACGGGGAGCAGCACGGGgacggcgagcggcggcggcggcatcgGCACGCCACCCCGGCCGGCTACGACGGCGAGGGCAAGAGGGACGACAAGGAGAGGCGGCACCGGCGGCGGAG ggagaACCAGGCCCCCGGGGGGCCGCCGGGCCCCACGCTCTCCACCACCCGCCCCATCCAGCAGGACGTGGggcgccgggac ccccccgtcGCCGAGGACATCGACAACATGAAGAACAACAAGCTGGTCAccgccgagcccccccccgccgcgcccccccccatgGGCAACCACACCGCCTGCCCCCCcggcggccccccccgccgcgcccccgccacccccaacctccccccgccccccgaaaaCAGCCTGGTGGTCACCAACCCCGGCCCCCACAACAACCCCCCCGCCAAGGGGGGGGGCAAACCCGAGCACACAGCCGTGGACATCCCGccccccctcccgctgccccccaccaaCGCCCTGGTCCAAG TGAACAGAAACGCCAACCCCGAGCCGCTGCCccgcaaggaggaggaggaggagaagaaggaggaaggcgACGGGCAGGAGGAGAACGGCCCCAAGCCCATGGTGCCCTACAGCTCCATGTTCATCCTCTCCACCACCAACCC gttCCGCCGGTTGTGCCACTACATCGTCAACCTGCGCTACTTCGAGATGTGCATCCTCATGGTCATCGCCATGAGCAGCATCGCCCTGGCCGCCGAGGACCCCGTGCAGCCCAACGCCCCCCGCAACAAc GTCTTGCGCTACTTCGACTACGTCTTCACGGGCGTCTTCACCTTCGAGATGGTGATCAAG ATGGTGGATTTGGGGCTGGTGCTTCACCAAGGTGCCTATTTTCGGGACCTGTGGAACATCCTGGACTTCATCGTGGTCAGCGGGGCGCTGGTGGCCTTCGCCTTCAC cggcagcagcaagggGAAGGACATCAACACCATCAAGTCCCTCCGCGTCCTCCGCGTCCTCCGGCCCCTGAAGACCATCAAGCGGCTGCCCAAGCTCAAG gccgtCTTCGACTGCGTGGTGAACTCCCTGAAGAACGTCCTCAACATCCTCATCGTCTACATGCTCTTCATGTTCATCTTCGCCGTGGTGGCCGTCCAGCTCTTCAAGGGCAAGTTCTTCTACTGCACCGACGAGTCCAAGGAGTTCGAGAAGGACTGCAG gGGGGAATACCTGGTCTACGAGAAGGACAACGAGGTGAAGGCGCAGAAGCGGGAGTGGAAGAAGTACGAGTTCCACTACGACAACGTCCTCTGGGCGCTGCTCACCCTCTTCACCGTCTCCACCGGCGAGGGATGGCCGCA GGTCCTCAAGCACTCGGTGGACGCCACCTACGAGAACCAGGGCCCCAGCCCCGGGTACCGCATGGAGATGTCCATCTTCTACGTGGTCTACTTCGtggttttccccttcttcttcgtCAACATCTTCGTGGCCTTGATCATCATCACCTTCCAGGAGCAGGGGGACAAGATGATGGAGGagtacagcctggagaagaacGAG AGAGCCTGCATCGACTTCGCCATCAGCGCCAAGCCCCTGACGCGGCACATGCCGCAGAACCGGCAGAGCTTCCAGTACCGCATGTGGCAGTTCGTGGTGTCCCCCCCCTTCGAGTACACCATCATGGCCATGATCGCCCTCAACACCATCGTCCTCATGATGAAG TTCTACGACGCCTCGGACGCCTACGAGAACGTGCTGAAGATGTTCAACAACGTCTtcacctccctcttctccctcgaGTGTCTCCTCAAGATCATGGCCTTCGGCGTCCTG AATTACTTCCGCGACGCCTGGAACGTCTTCGACTTCGTGACGGTCCTGGGGAGCATCACAGACATCCTGGTGACGGAGTTTGGG AACAACTTCATCAACCTCAGCTTCCTGCGGCTCTTCCGTGCGGCGCGGCTCATCAAGCTGCTGCGCCAGGGCTACACCATCCGCATCCTGCTCTGGACCTTCGTCCAGTCCTTCAAG gctctgccctACGTCTGCCTGCTCATCGCCATGCTCTTCTTCATCTACGCCATCATCGGGATGCAG gtcTTCGGCAACATCGGCATcgaggaggaggacgacgagTCGGCCATCACCCAGCACAACAACTTCCGCACCTTCTTCCAGGCCCTCATGCTCCTCTTCCG GAGTGCCACCGGCGAGGCCTGGCACGAGATCATGCTGTCCTGCCTGAGCGGGAAGCCCTGCGACCAGAACTCGGGCATCAAGGAGGACGAGTGCGGCAACGAGTTCGCCTACTTCTACTTCGtctccttcatcttcctctgctccttcctg atGCTGAACCTCTTCGTGGCCGTCATCATGGACAACTTCGAGTACCTGACGCGCGACTCCTCCATCCTGGGCCCCCACCACCTGGACGAGTACGTCCGCGTCTGGGCCGAGTACGACCCCGCCGCCTG